In Curtobacterium sp. TC1, the following proteins share a genomic window:
- the galT gene encoding galactose-1-phosphate uridylyltransferase, with translation MITKRATKLADGRDLFYFDDADSTLPAERAIDERALDPRPETARMRQDVLTGEWVSIAASRQNRAFLPPADQDPLAPQTPQNPSEIPSTYDVAVFENRSPSFGPLLEADDAPSSLQSLSDVGLNRQLRSVGRCEVVCFSPATEGSFASISESRARTVVEAWADRTAALSAMPGIQQVFPFENRGEAIGVTLHHPHGQIYSYPYITPRTQRLLDSIERFGPDLFEQHLANERASDRVVLQGEHFTAFVPFAARWPIEIHMLPHRHVPDFAGLTEAEKDELAHMHLRLTRGIDKLYDDPTPYIAAWHQAPVHVGRDTVRLMLQITSPRRAADKLKFLAGSEAAMGAWIGDLVPEKAAEFIRRGVERA, from the coding sequence GTGATCACCAAGCGCGCGACGAAGCTCGCGGACGGCCGCGACCTGTTCTACTTCGACGATGCGGACAGCACCCTGCCCGCTGAGCGTGCCATCGACGAGCGTGCGCTCGACCCTCGGCCCGAGACCGCGCGGATGCGCCAGGACGTCCTGACCGGCGAGTGGGTCTCCATCGCCGCGAGCCGTCAGAACCGCGCGTTCCTGCCGCCGGCCGACCAGGATCCGCTCGCGCCGCAGACACCGCAGAACCCGTCCGAGATCCCGAGCACCTACGACGTCGCCGTGTTCGAGAACCGGTCACCGTCGTTCGGTCCCCTGCTCGAGGCCGATGACGCCCCGTCCTCGCTGCAGTCCCTGTCCGACGTCGGCCTGAACCGGCAGCTCCGCAGCGTCGGCCGGTGCGAGGTCGTGTGCTTCTCCCCCGCGACCGAAGGGTCCTTCGCATCGATCTCCGAGTCGCGCGCCCGCACGGTGGTCGAGGCCTGGGCGGACCGCACCGCCGCGCTCTCCGCGATGCCCGGCATCCAGCAGGTGTTCCCGTTCGAGAACCGCGGTGAGGCGATCGGCGTCACGCTGCACCACCCGCACGGGCAGATCTACTCGTACCCGTACATCACGCCCCGCACGCAGCGCCTGCTCGACTCCATCGAGCGCTTCGGGCCGGACCTGTTCGAGCAGCACCTCGCGAACGAGCGCGCCTCGGACCGGGTCGTGCTGCAGGGCGAGCACTTCACCGCCTTCGTGCCGTTCGCCGCGCGGTGGCCCATCGAGATCCACATGCTGCCGCACCGCCACGTCCCCGACTTCGCCGGCCTGACCGAGGCCGAGAAGGACGAGCTGGCCCACATGCACCTGCGTCTGACGCGGGGCATCGACAAGCTCTACGACGACCCGACCCCGTACATCGCCGCGTGGCACCAGGCACCGGTGCACGTCGGGCGGGACACCGTGCGGCTCATGCTGCAGATCACCTCGCCGCGTCGAGCGGCGGACAAGTTGAAGTTCCTGGCCGGCAGTGAGGCCGCCATGGGCGCTTGGATCGGGGACCTCGTGCCCGAGAAGGCGGCCGAGTTCATCCGACGAGGAGTCGAGCGAGCATGA
- the pstC gene encoding phosphate ABC transporter permease subunit PstC has product MTTAPAQPGATVTPEKPKAVVRVGDRVFSAASVIAGGLILFVLVLVAAFLVWQSIPAFSAKVGELPNNATNFWDYVGPLVFGTVWSALIALVISVPLALGIALFISHYAPRRLAPVLGYVIDLLAAVPSVVYGLWGIVVLAPFVKPFYAFLNEYLGWFPLFSGQVSGTGRTILTASIVLAVMAIPIMTAVMREIFLQAPTLNEEAALALGATRWEMIRLSVLPFAKSGIVSAIMLGLGRALGETMAIALVLSVSTNVTFQMLTSQNPSTIAANIALQFAEASGTALNALIASGLILFVITLVINMLARYIVRTRVS; this is encoded by the coding sequence ATGACGACCGCACCGGCCCAGCCAGGGGCCACCGTCACCCCCGAGAAGCCGAAGGCCGTCGTGCGCGTCGGTGACCGGGTGTTCTCCGCCGCCTCGGTCATCGCCGGCGGCCTCATCCTGTTCGTGCTCGTGCTCGTCGCCGCGTTCCTCGTCTGGCAGAGCATCCCGGCGTTCTCCGCCAAGGTCGGCGAACTGCCGAACAACGCCACGAACTTCTGGGACTACGTCGGCCCACTGGTGTTCGGCACCGTCTGGTCCGCGCTCATCGCGCTCGTGATCTCGGTCCCGCTCGCCCTCGGGATCGCACTCTTCATCTCCCACTACGCACCGCGGCGGCTCGCCCCGGTGCTCGGCTACGTCATCGACCTGCTCGCCGCCGTGCCGTCGGTCGTCTACGGCCTCTGGGGCATCGTCGTGCTGGCGCCGTTCGTGAAGCCGTTCTACGCCTTCCTGAACGAGTACCTCGGGTGGTTCCCGCTCTTCTCCGGTCAGGTGTCCGGCACCGGCCGCACCATCCTGACCGCGTCGATCGTCCTCGCCGTGATGGCGATCCCGATCATGACGGCCGTCATGCGCGAGATCTTCCTGCAGGCCCCCACGCTCAACGAGGAAGCCGCCCTGGCCCTCGGTGCGACGCGCTGGGAGATGATCCGCCTGTCCGTGCTGCCGTTCGCCAAGTCCGGCATCGTGTCCGCGATCATGCTCGGGCTCGGTCGGGCCCTGGGCGAGACGATGGCGATCGCCCTGGTGCTGTCGGTCTCGACGAACGTCACCTTCCAGATGCTGACCTCGCAGAACCCCTCGACGATCGCCGCGAACATCGCGCTGCAGTTCGCCGAGGCATCGGGGACCGCCCTGAACGCCCTGATCGCGTCGGGTCTGATCCTGTTCGTCATCACCCTGGTCATCAACATGCTCGCGCGGTACATCGTCCGCACGCGGGTCAGCTGA
- a CDS encoding DUF2207 domain-containing protein, with the protein MNPLLIILAVIAVILLFVGGFTASLKFLLWVGIVLLIVAVVLWLLRTLTGRRG; encoded by the coding sequence ATGAACCCCCTGCTCATCATCCTGGCCGTCATCGCGGTCATCCTGCTGTTCGTCGGTGGCTTCACCGCGAGCCTCAAGTTCCTGCTGTGGGTCGGCATCGTGCTGCTCATCGTGGCCGTCGTCCTGTGGCTGCTGCGCACGCTCACCGGGCGGCGCGGCTGA
- the pstB gene encoding phosphate ABC transporter ATP-binding protein PstB: MSKRIEVDGLNVYYSKFKAVEGVDITIEPRTVTAFIGPSGCGKSTFLRTLNRMHEVIPGAWVEGSVKIDGDDLYGPGVDPVLVRRQVGMVFQRPNPFPTMSIKDNVLAGVKLNNKRVSKSEADDIVERSLQGANLWNEVKDRLDKPGMGLSGGQQQRLCIARAIAVQPDVLLMDEPCSALDPISTLAIEDLIEELKKEFTIVIVTHNMQQASRVSDKTAFFNIAGTGAPGKLIEFDDTATMFSNPSVQATEDYVSGRFG, from the coding sequence GTGTCCAAGCGCATCGAGGTCGACGGCCTCAACGTCTACTACTCGAAGTTCAAGGCGGTCGAGGGTGTCGACATCACCATCGAGCCCCGCACCGTCACCGCCTTCATCGGCCCGTCCGGCTGCGGCAAGTCCACCTTCCTCCGCACCCTGAACCGCATGCACGAGGTCATCCCCGGCGCCTGGGTCGAGGGCTCGGTCAAGATCGACGGCGACGACCTGTACGGCCCCGGGGTCGACCCGGTGCTCGTCCGTCGCCAGGTCGGCATGGTCTTCCAGCGTCCGAACCCGTTCCCCACCATGTCGATCAAGGACAACGTGCTGGCCGGCGTGAAGCTCAACAACAAGCGCGTCTCGAAGTCCGAGGCCGACGACATCGTCGAGCGCTCGCTGCAGGGCGCGAACCTGTGGAACGAGGTCAAGGACCGCCTCGACAAGCCCGGCATGGGCCTGTCCGGCGGTCAGCAGCAGCGTCTCTGCATCGCCCGCGCCATCGCGGTGCAACCCGACGTGCTGCTGATGGACGAGCCCTGCTCGGCGCTCGACCCGATCTCCACCCTGGCCATCGAGGACCTGATCGAGGAGCTCAAGAAGGAGTTCACGATCGTCATCGTGACCCACAACATGCAGCAGGCGTCGCGCGTCAGCGACAAGACCGCGTTCTTCAACATCGCCGGGACCGGTGCGCCGGGCAAGCTCATCGAGTTCGACGACACCGCGACGATGTTCTCGAATCCGTCCGTCCAGGCCACCGAGGACTACGTCTCGGGTCGCTTCGGTTGA
- the galK gene encoding galactokinase encodes MTFQQAYGYEPTVRYSAPGRVNLIGEHTDYNDGYVLPFAIDRRTTASIAPRPDRLLRVSSAFDAGTVIELSLDDLDPSNMTGWSAYVFGIAWALREQAGADLSDKNGFDVFIESDVPVGAGLSSSAAIECGVALAFNDLWELGLDRKTLARVGQYSENHAVGAPTGIMDQSASLLGEQDAVVFLDCRTLDTAVVDLALEANGLEVLVIDTRVEHAHATGGYAARRASCEKGAQVLGVEALRDVSVDDLPRAQELLDDETFRRVRHVVTEDQRVLDTVRTLREQGPRAIGSLLVASHESMRDDFEISVPELDLAVATAIEHGAVGARMTGGGFGGAAIALVDQESRGAIADAVAAAFAAAGYREPNVFTVHAAQGARRD; translated from the coding sequence ATGACGTTCCAGCAGGCCTACGGGTACGAGCCGACCGTGCGGTACTCCGCCCCGGGTCGCGTCAACCTGATCGGTGAGCACACCGACTACAACGACGGGTACGTCCTGCCGTTCGCGATCGACCGCCGCACCACCGCGTCGATCGCTCCGCGGCCGGACCGTCTGCTGCGTGTCTCGTCCGCGTTCGACGCCGGTACCGTGATCGAGCTGTCGCTCGACGACCTCGACCCGTCGAACATGACCGGCTGGTCGGCGTACGTCTTCGGCATCGCCTGGGCCCTCCGCGAGCAGGCCGGCGCGGACCTGTCGGACAAGAACGGGTTCGACGTCTTCATCGAGTCCGACGTCCCCGTTGGCGCGGGCCTGTCCTCCAGCGCAGCGATCGAGTGCGGCGTCGCGCTCGCCTTCAACGACCTGTGGGAGCTCGGGCTCGACCGCAAGACCCTCGCCCGCGTGGGGCAGTACTCCGAGAACCACGCCGTCGGCGCCCCGACGGGCATCATGGACCAGTCCGCGTCCCTGCTCGGCGAGCAGGACGCGGTCGTGTTCCTCGACTGCCGCACGCTCGACACCGCCGTGGTCGACCTGGCGCTCGAGGCGAACGGGCTCGAGGTCCTGGTCATCGACACCCGGGTCGAGCACGCCCACGCCACCGGCGGGTACGCGGCTCGTCGTGCCTCGTGCGAGAAGGGTGCGCAGGTGCTCGGTGTCGAGGCCCTGCGTGACGTGAGCGTCGACGACCTGCCCCGTGCGCAGGAGCTGCTCGACGACGAGACCTTCCGCCGCGTGCGCCACGTCGTGACCGAGGACCAGCGCGTCCTCGACACCGTCCGGACGCTGCGTGAGCAGGGGCCGCGCGCGATCGGTTCGCTGCTCGTCGCGTCGCACGAATCGATGCGCGACGACTTCGAGATCTCCGTGCCGGAACTCGACCTGGCCGTCGCGACGGCGATCGAGCACGGTGCCGTCGGTGCGCGGATGACGGGTGGTGGGTTCGGTGGCGCTGCGATCGCGCTCGTCGACCAGGAGTCGCGCGGTGCGATCGCCGACGCAGTCGCCGCTGCCTTCGCCGCCGCCGGCTACCGCGAGCCGAACGTCTTCACGGTGCACGCTGCGCAGGGCGCCCGCCGCGACTGA
- a CDS encoding anti-sigma factor domain-containing protein, with the protein MTERHDDPALLTGSYALDALSDDERMLLEDVLSTSPELQAEADSLRETALQLAFAAAPIEPPTSLKASLLAQIATTPQAAPLADTAVDQTPVTETTSAQEARPEPARHVASIADGSTTGGRASSEARRRWFQRPAAMLTSAAAVAVVFLGVGLGVGVANGPSDGPGTGTTQASSGLDRIYAASDFQRSTTKVEGGGTATVVWSNDLGKSAVILDGVEQAPKGKTYELWYIGSEEQGGTIKSAGLVDGVADGVHSAVLKGSMSDGATIGMTVEPAGGSEQPTTTPIMAVPTTSA; encoded by the coding sequence ATGACCGAACGACACGACGACCCCGCCCTGCTGACGGGTTCCTACGCACTCGACGCGCTGTCCGACGATGAGCGCATGCTCCTGGAGGACGTCCTCTCGACGTCGCCCGAACTCCAGGCCGAAGCCGACTCGCTGCGCGAGACCGCGCTGCAGCTCGCCTTCGCCGCTGCGCCGATCGAGCCGCCGACGTCGCTGAAGGCGTCGCTGCTGGCACAGATCGCGACGACTCCGCAGGCCGCACCACTGGCCGACACGGCGGTCGACCAGACCCCGGTCACCGAGACCACCTCCGCCCAGGAGGCCCGTCCCGAGCCCGCCAGGCACGTCGCCTCGATCGCCGACGGTTCCACCACCGGTGGCCGGGCGTCCTCCGAGGCCCGCCGCCGCTGGTTCCAGCGTCCGGCAGCCATGCTCACCAGTGCCGCTGCGGTCGCCGTGGTGTTCCTCGGCGTCGGCCTGGGTGTCGGTGTCGCGAACGGTCCGTCCGACGGACCGGGGACCGGCACCACGCAGGCCTCGAGCGGCCTCGACCGCATCTACGCCGCGTCGGACTTCCAGCGCAGCACCACCAAGGTCGAGGGCGGCGGCACGGCCACGGTCGTGTGGTCGAACGACCTCGGCAAGTCCGCGGTGATCCTCGACGGTGTCGAGCAGGCGCCGAAGGGCAAGACGTACGAGCTCTGGTACATCGGCTCCGAGGAGCAGGGCGGCACGATCAAGTCAGCTGGCCTGGTCGACGGTGTCGCCGACGGCGTGCACTCGGCCGTGCTCAAGGGCTCGATGTCCGACGGTGCGACGATCGGCATGACGGTCGAGCCGGCCGGTGGTTCCGAGCAGCCGACCACGACGCCGATCATGGCGGTCCCGACCACGTCGGCCTGA
- a CDS encoding aldose 1-epimerase family protein: protein MTAAPTGGQYRLHHAGPDGVVEAVVTEVAAGIRELRVAGFDLTEPFPVSEQPPGANGIVLVPWPNRVAGGVWELDGKRQQLDISEPKYGNASHGLLRFAPYRVVSQTESGIVQEATIHPQHGWPFTFETRVHHELVDDGIRVTHEITNRSGVRAPFAVGAHPYLRAGDTPAEDLVVTLDATTAFTTDEQKVPNGSAPVEGTPLDLRQGRRAGDSDLDTAYSDITPDADGVRHTTLHGPEGDGVQLWQDASFPYVQVFTSREYPRGDGKGLAVAVEPMTAPANALNSGEGLRWLEPDETWTGSWGIRRVWS, encoded by the coding sequence ATGACCGCAGCACCCACCGGTGGACAGTACCGCCTGCACCACGCCGGACCGGACGGCGTCGTCGAGGCCGTCGTGACCGAGGTCGCCGCCGGCATCCGTGAACTCCGCGTCGCCGGCTTCGACCTGACCGAGCCGTTCCCCGTCTCCGAGCAGCCGCCCGGCGCCAACGGCATCGTGCTCGTGCCGTGGCCGAACCGCGTCGCCGGAGGGGTCTGGGAGCTCGACGGCAAGCGGCAGCAGCTGGACATCTCGGAGCCGAAGTACGGCAACGCGTCGCACGGCCTGCTCCGCTTCGCGCCGTACCGCGTGGTGTCGCAGACCGAGTCCGGAATCGTGCAGGAGGCCACGATCCACCCGCAGCACGGCTGGCCGTTCACCTTCGAGACCCGCGTGCACCACGAACTCGTGGACGACGGCATCCGGGTGACGCACGAGATCACGAACCGTTCCGGTGTCCGCGCACCGTTCGCCGTGGGTGCGCACCCGTACCTGCGCGCCGGCGACACCCCGGCCGAGGACCTCGTCGTCACGCTCGACGCCACAACTGCGTTCACCACGGACGAGCAGAAGGTGCCGAACGGGTCGGCGCCGGTCGAGGGAACGCCGCTCGACCTGCGTCAGGGCCGCCGAGCGGGCGACTCGGACCTCGACACCGCGTACTCGGACATCACGCCCGACGCCGACGGGGTCCGCCACACCACGCTGCACGGCCCCGAGGGCGACGGCGTGCAGCTCTGGCAGGACGCCTCGTTCCCGTACGTGCAGGTGTTCACCTCACGCGAGTACCCCCGCGGCGACGGCAAGGGCCTCGCGGTGGCGGTCGAGCCGATGACCGCTCCGGCCAACGCACTGAACTCCGGCGAGGGTCTGCGCTGGCTCGAGCCCGATGAGACCTGGACCGGCTCCTGGGGCATCCGCCGCGTCTGGTCCTGA
- a CDS encoding DeoR/GlpR family DNA-binding transcription regulator, with protein sequence MTDDDLSFLAGSLPAPLRQDRIVSIVEGAPGMVRTAALAASLGTSEVTVRQDLAVLDQEARIRRVHGGAVRLGAGSTERPFEETAVEHQVAKAAIGRAAAALVRSGECVVLDVGTTPAAVAEALVARTELVDVTVVTNSLTTALTLERAVPRFTVIVTGGTLRPLQHSLVAPFNNTLLPVIAADVVFLGGTGIDVAHGLTNVNLPETEAKRMLAATARRTVVVADGSKFGRAHIGVVRALEDIDVVVTAEAEADAVATIRAAGVEVVVADGEDTPGRNHTP encoded by the coding sequence GTGACCGACGACGACCTCTCCTTCCTGGCCGGATCGCTGCCAGCACCCCTCCGGCAGGACCGCATCGTCTCGATCGTCGAGGGTGCACCCGGCATGGTCCGGACCGCCGCGCTGGCCGCGTCGCTCGGCACGAGTGAGGTGACGGTCCGGCAGGACCTCGCCGTCCTCGACCAGGAGGCCCGGATCCGTCGGGTGCACGGGGGCGCGGTCCGCCTCGGGGCCGGGTCCACCGAGCGCCCCTTCGAGGAGACCGCCGTCGAGCACCAGGTGGCCAAGGCCGCCATCGGCCGCGCGGCCGCTGCGCTCGTGCGGTCCGGTGAATGCGTCGTGCTCGACGTCGGCACCACCCCGGCCGCCGTCGCCGAGGCGCTCGTCGCCCGAACGGAGCTGGTCGACGTCACCGTCGTCACGAACTCGCTGACCACTGCCCTGACCCTCGAGCGGGCCGTGCCACGGTTCACCGTGATCGTCACCGGCGGCACGCTCAGGCCGCTGCAGCACTCGCTCGTCGCGCCGTTCAACAACACACTGCTGCCGGTGATCGCCGCTGACGTCGTGTTCCTCGGTGGCACCGGCATCGACGTCGCGCACGGTCTGACCAACGTCAACCTGCCCGAGACCGAGGCGAAGCGGATGCTCGCGGCCACCGCTCGGCGTACCGTCGTCGTCGCGGACGGGTCGAAGTTCGGCCGGGCCCACATCGGGGTCGTCCGCGCGCTCGAGGACATCGACGTCGTCGTCACCGCCGAGGCCGAAGCCGACGCGGTCGCCACGATCCGGGCGGCCGGCGTCGAGGTCGTCGTCGCGGACGGCGAGGACACACCCGGAAGGAACCACACCCCATGA
- the pstA gene encoding phosphate ABC transporter permease PstA produces MSLALRQTGTAGNVYANGKLHRSVPWLLLVGSWVALVAVFALLNAGGAVKDFNVVAALFLGTVLFDVLIVVVSRIVEGGRQAVNRLITSLVITAFVIAVLPLVSLLWTVVADGLARFDANFFSYSMRGVISEGGGAIHALIGTLEITLFAALISVPIGLLTSIYLVEYGRGALAKGITFFVDVMTGIPSIVAGLFAYSLFALFLGPGARFGLVGSVALSVLMIPIVVRSTEEVLKIVPMELREASYALGVPKYLTILKVVLPTSLAGITTGVMLSIARVIGETAPLLVTAGFTASMNYDLFKDPMMTLPVYAYTQYSQQGANPQPFVDRAWTAALVLILIVMALNLLARFVTRLFAPKLSR; encoded by the coding sequence ATGTCCCTCGCGCTCCGTCAGACCGGCACCGCCGGCAACGTCTACGCCAACGGCAAGCTGCACCGCTCGGTGCCGTGGCTGCTGCTGGTCGGCAGCTGGGTCGCCCTGGTGGCCGTGTTCGCCCTGCTCAACGCCGGCGGTGCGGTCAAGGACTTCAACGTCGTCGCCGCACTGTTCCTCGGCACCGTCCTGTTCGACGTCCTCATCGTGGTCGTCTCGCGCATCGTCGAGGGCGGCCGTCAAGCCGTCAACCGGCTGATCACCTCGCTGGTCATCACGGCCTTCGTCATCGCGGTCCTGCCGCTGGTGTCCCTGCTCTGGACCGTCGTCGCCGACGGCCTGGCCCGCTTCGACGCGAACTTCTTCTCGTACTCGATGCGCGGCGTGATCTCCGAGGGCGGCGGCGCGATCCACGCACTGATCGGCACGCTCGAGATCACCCTGTTCGCGGCGCTCATCTCGGTGCCGATCGGTCTGCTCACCTCGATCTACCTGGTCGAGTACGGCCGCGGCGCGCTGGCGAAGGGCATCACGTTCTTCGTCGACGTCATGACGGGCATCCCGTCGATCGTCGCCGGTCTGTTCGCCTACTCGCTGTTCGCACTGTTCCTCGGCCCGGGCGCCCGCTTCGGCCTCGTCGGCTCCGTCGCCCTGTCGGTGCTGATGATCCCGATCGTCGTGCGCTCCACCGAGGAGGTGCTGAAGATCGTGCCGATGGAGCTCCGCGAAGCGTCCTACGCCCTCGGCGTCCCGAAGTACCTCACGATCCTCAAGGTGGTCCTGCCGACGTCGCTCGCCGGCATCACCACCGGCGTCATGCTCTCGATCGCCCGCGTCATCGGCGAGACGGCCCCGCTGCTCGTCACCGCCGGCTTCACCGCGAGCATGAACTACGACCTGTTCAAGGACCCGATGATGACCCTGCCGGTGTACGCGTACACGCAGTACTCGCAGCAGGGCGCCAACCCGCAACCGTTCGTCGACCGTGCCTGGACCGCCGCACTGGTGCTCATCCTCATCGTGATGGCGCTCAACCTGCTCGCCCGGTTCGTCACCCGACTCTTCGCCCCCAAGCTCTCGCGCTAG
- the sigK gene encoding ECF RNA polymerase sigma factor SigK has product MLALVDSDTERWSSSEPAQASPDDLLARVASGDQAAFADLYDVLSGRVLGLVTRLLRDRAQSEEVTQEVFLEVWQQATRFDRKRGTASSWVLTMAHRRAVDRVRASQASHDRDTKIGIRDLEAGFDQVSESVEIRIEHERVGRALAKLTEFQRQAVQLAYYGGFSHSEMAEHLGVPIGTVKTRLRDGMIRLRDEMGVTS; this is encoded by the coding sequence ATGCTTGCCCTCGTGGATAGCGACACCGAACGCTGGAGCTCGTCAGAGCCAGCCCAGGCATCGCCGGACGACCTCCTGGCTCGGGTTGCCTCCGGTGACCAAGCCGCCTTCGCGGACCTCTACGACGTCCTCTCCGGCCGGGTCCTCGGGCTCGTGACGCGCCTCCTCCGGGACCGCGCCCAGTCCGAAGAGGTCACCCAAGAGGTCTTCCTCGAAGTCTGGCAGCAGGCCACCCGGTTCGACCGGAAGCGCGGAACCGCCTCCAGCTGGGTCCTGACCATGGCACACCGCCGAGCGGTGGACCGGGTCCGTGCCTCGCAGGCGTCGCACGACCGGGACACGAAGATCGGCATCCGCGACCTCGAGGCCGGTTTCGACCAGGTCTCCGAGTCGGTCGAGATCCGCATCGAACACGAGCGTGTCGGGCGGGCCCTGGCCAAGCTGACCGAGTTCCAGCGGCAGGCCGTGCAGCTCGCGTACTACGGAGGCTTCTCGCACAGCGAGATGGCCGAACACCTCGGTGTCCCCATCGGCACCGTCAAGACCCGTCTCCGTGACGGGATGATCCGACTCCGAGACGAGATGGGGGTGACCTCATGA
- a CDS encoding DNA-directed RNA polymerase subunit beta — translation MPRDHHRPVHFTDAEFAAIQGGEDPAVVNRVAHETANALLHRVRQDPDPAVVERLVTYTDVHGIDAIAELWARVGAHTLPGALWRVYLVRTVIRQNPEEIAFLFARGTERIGTIDQAVAGAEQPTGPAEILTLADRILHGLYTGDFAVALDRGAAFCRLTAAGATAVADDSDLTAEARASELTTRALRLTELAADLTEAAALWRRDSLD, via the coding sequence GTGCCTCGCGATCACCACCGTCCTGTCCACTTCACCGATGCCGAGTTCGCTGCGATCCAGGGCGGCGAGGACCCGGCCGTCGTGAACCGTGTCGCGCACGAGACCGCGAACGCGCTGCTGCACCGGGTGCGGCAGGACCCGGACCCCGCGGTGGTCGAGCGGCTCGTGACCTACACGGACGTGCACGGCATCGACGCGATCGCCGAACTCTGGGCACGTGTCGGCGCACACACGCTGCCGGGAGCCCTCTGGAGGGTGTACCTCGTCCGGACCGTGATCCGGCAGAACCCGGAGGAGATCGCCTTCCTGTTCGCGCGCGGTACGGAGCGCATCGGCACGATCGACCAGGCCGTCGCGGGCGCTGAGCAGCCGACGGGTCCTGCCGAGATCCTCACTCTGGCGGATCGCATCCTGCACGGGCTGTACACCGGCGACTTCGCGGTGGCGCTGGACCGGGGTGCGGCGTTCTGCCGGCTGACGGCGGCGGGCGCGACGGCGGTGGCGGACGACTCCGACCTGACGGCCGAGGCCCGCGCGAGCGAGTTGACGACGCGTGCGCTCCGTCTGACGGAGCTGGCGGCCGACCTGACCGAGGCGGCGGCGCTCTGGCGTCGCGACAGCCTGGACTAG
- a CDS encoding SGNH/GDSL hydrolase family protein, which translates to MARRLLPGIALGAMALGVSGLLVILPTVSSACQPVTTSSSVSSAQVADAIAPGSHVLIVGDSYTSGRGSTNGVDGWAQDLVADRHWDATIDGYPGTGYVDTGRTGSSHYTFGPRLERHAEDVDPQLVIVQGSQNDWLVDSSTLQDRVEKTLRDAEQTWPDAVVVALGPSAPLPWAKSTVGVAASVSAGAAAAGVPYIDALAGQWFTAANSPGYAAIDGGHLNDAGYQYLADRVSESLDALAAPGDERCA; encoded by the coding sequence GTGGCACGACGACTCCTCCCCGGCATCGCGCTCGGAGCAATGGCTCTCGGCGTGAGCGGGCTGCTCGTCATCCTGCCGACCGTGTCGAGTGCCTGCCAGCCCGTCACGACGTCGTCGAGCGTGTCCTCCGCACAGGTCGCCGACGCGATCGCCCCCGGCTCGCACGTGCTCATCGTCGGTGACTCGTACACCTCCGGCCGCGGCTCGACCAACGGTGTCGACGGGTGGGCACAGGACCTCGTGGCCGACCGGCACTGGGACGCCACCATCGACGGCTACCCGGGTACGGGCTACGTCGACACCGGTCGCACCGGGTCCTCGCACTACACGTTCGGCCCTCGCTTGGAACGGCATGCCGAGGACGTCGATCCGCAGCTCGTCATCGTGCAGGGCAGTCAGAACGACTGGCTCGTCGACTCGTCGACGCTGCAGGACCGGGTCGAGAAGACCCTCCGCGACGCGGAGCAGACCTGGCCGGACGCCGTCGTCGTCGCGCTCGGGCCGTCTGCGCCGCTGCCGTGGGCGAAGTCGACCGTCGGGGTTGCCGCCTCGGTCTCCGCGGGGGCGGCGGCAGCAGGCGTGCCGTACATCGACGCGCTCGCCGGGCAGTGGTTCACCGCGGCGAACAGCCCGGGCTACGCGGCGATCGACGGCGGACACCTGAACGACGCCGGCTACCAGTACCTGGCGGACCGGGTGTCGGAGTCCCTCGACGCGCTCGCGGCACCCGGCGACGAGCGCTGCGCCTGA